One genomic window of Cricetulus griseus strain 17A/GY chromosome 3, alternate assembly CriGri-PICRH-1.0, whole genome shotgun sequence includes the following:
- the C3H19orf53 gene encoding leydig cell tumor 10 kDa protein homolog, which produces MAQGQRKFQAQKPKSKAAAAAERSRGPRKGGRVIAPKKARVVQQQKLKKTLEVGIRKKIEHDVVMKANSSLPKKLTLLKGASKKKGATTPSKTPS; this is translated from the exons ATGGCGCAGGGACAGCGCAAGTTCCAGGCTCAGAAACCTAAAAGCAAGGCAGCGGCTGCGGCGGAGCGGAGCCGAGGGCCGAGGAAAGGCG GTCGAGTCATCGCTCCCAAGAAGGCGCGCGTCGTGCAGCAGCAAAAGCTGAAGAAG ACCCTGGAAGTGGGGATCCGGAAGAAGATTGAGCATGACGTGGTGATGAAAGCCAACTCCAGCCTGCCTAAGAAGCTCACACTGCTGAAGGGTGCATCAAAGAAGAAAGGGGCCACCACGCCCAGCAAGACACCATCCTAA